The DNA region TTCCTGACAGGCTTTCTGATTGCCTATTTTTTTAGTCTCTATGATCGGTTCAAATCCAAAAAGACGATCAAGAATTTGAATGCCGCAACTGCCTCCCAGCGTGAAGAACTGGCAACACTTAAAAAAGAGCTGGCATCTTTGCAGAGCGATTCTTCCGGCGACGGTGCCGAAAGTGAAACACAGAGCACGGCGCAGACGGCTTAAAGCATTATAGTTTGAAAAATTTCCGTCTAACCGGAATATTTCATGAGGAATGTCAGAGAAAATCGCTGGATTTCCATCACCCCGTCACTCCAATACTCCATTTTATTTAGTCCTTGAAAACCTGGTTCTCCGGGCCAGGTCAGAGATATGCGGCTTTGCCGAAAACCTTAAAAGTGCCTTAAGTTTGAAGTGAGCTAAAGTGCC from Candidatus Desulfatibia profunda includes:
- a CDS encoding LapA family protein, translating into MAKQSLSFKLPFLKALHTPELPLAILFLAFFLTGFLIAYFFSLYDRFKSKKTIKNLNAATASQREELATLKKELASLQSDSSGDGAESETQSTAQTA